A genome region from Arachis duranensis cultivar V14167 chromosome 8, aradu.V14167.gnm2.J7QH, whole genome shotgun sequence includes the following:
- the LOC107460176 gene encoding cytokinin riboside 5'-monophosphate phosphoribohydrolase LOG3 produces the protein MEIEEQGGGMTSSRFRRICVYCGSSPGKNPSYQLAAIQLGQQLVERNIDLVYGGGSIGLMGLISQVVYDGGRHVLGVIPKTLMPRELTGETVGEVRAVSGMHQRKAEMARQADAFIALPGGYGTLEELLEIITWAQLGIHDKPVGLLNVDGYYNSLLAFMDKAVDEGFVTPAARHIIVSAQTAQDLMCKLEEYVPKHCGVAPKLSWEMEQHLVNNAAKSDISR, from the exons ATGGAAATAGAAGAGCAAGGAGGAGGTATGACGTCATCAAGGTTCAGGCGCATCTGTGTATACTGCGGAAGCAGCCCCGGCAAGAACCCCAGCTACCAACTCGCCGCAATTCAGCTCGGCCAACAACTG GTGGAAAGGAACATTGACTTGGTATATGGAGGAGGAAGCATTGGCTTGATGGGTCTAATCTCCCAAGTTGTCTATGATGGGGGACGCCACGTGTTAGG AGTGATTCCAAAGACGCTCATGCCAAGAGAG ttAACTGGAGAGACAGTGGGGGAAGTAAGAGCAGTTTCAGGAATGCACCAACGCAAGGCTGAAATGGCCAGACAAGCTGACGCTTTTATTGCTTTGCCAG GTGGATACGGAACCCTCGAAGAGCTTTTGGAAATCATCACCTGGGCTCAACTAGGAATCCATGACAAACCG GTGGGGTTGTTGAACGTGGATGGCTACTATAACTCGTTGCTGGCATTCATGGATAAAGCTGTGGACGAAGGTTTTGTAACACCAGCTGCCCGTCACATTATTGTCTCTGCCCAAACTGCCCAAGACCTCATGTGCAAGCTTGAG GAATATGTCCCCAAGCACTGTGGTGTGGCCCCAAAACTAAGTTGGGAGATGGAGCAACACTTAGTTAATAACGCTGCAAAGTCAGATATTTCCCGTTGA